Genomic window (Oryza sativa Japonica Group chromosome 3, ASM3414082v1):
aatatagactaataacaaaacaaattatagattgcGCCTGTAACTGCGAGACGAacttattaagcctaattattccgtcattagcaaatgtttattgtagcacattatcaaatcatagagcaattaggcttaaaagattcgtctcgcaatatgtgtaattagtactccatacatgtgtccaaacattcgatattACAGAGCCAAAAGTTTTTACgtgggatctaaacatggcctagtACTTGGAAATGAACATTTCAAAACGGGAAGTCGCTCCAAATGATATTCCCGTAATATTAACCGCCAGGAGGGGCCAAAGCGCAAAAACTGAGAACTGGGGAGCTCAAAACACTCCTAAAACCCTAGCCTACCGGAGCGAGCGCCGACGCCGAGACGCCGAGAGCCCAAGGCCGGCTAGTCGGAGAGTGCGGCCGCGTGCGGGTGGCTGCTGCGCTGCGCGAACTCCCCCGCCGCCAAAGATGTTCTCCCCGGCGATCAAGAAGCCCCACCTGCTCCACCGCAGGGACAAGGAGGAGGCGTCCCCCTCACCCCCTCCCGCTCCCGCGCACACGCCCGCGCCTCGTGGATTTGCCGTCCACGACCGCCCCGCCACCGGCACCCCGGCGCCGTGGACCTCCTCCTCCCTGCTCGCCAGGTTCCGTTTATTCCCCATTTTTCTTTGATTTTATCAGAATCACCGCATTTCATCGTATTTTCGTCCCCAGTTGAGGCGCCGGAAGCGAGCGATTCAAATGAGCTCGTTTGCCCTTTTTGCAGTAGTCTAGTGCGTTAACTACAGGTCATTGTGCTGCGATAGTTTTATAAACTTTTTATTTTGAAACTTTTTGCAAACTAGCAGGATTTCAACATCAACACGAACAGACAGGACAGGGGATTCTGGCCAGATCCAACCGGTGCATGTATCCGAATTTCCCCAAATAGTTCGAAATGCTCAAGCCAACCTTCTGCAAAAGAGTTTTTCCGGTAACTATTCCTGTTTGATGGTCCTGTGCTAGTTTTTCCTGGTTATTAGTTTGCTTGTACCATACTGAACAGTAGATGCTTGTTAAATACATCCTTGTAGGCAAGAACATGCTTGCTGGTGGCATTGATAAAGAAACATCCCTTGCATGGATGTTATGTGGAAATGAGCTTTTTATCTGGAGTTACCTGGCTTCTGTTGCAAAAGACTGTCTTGTACTTGAGGTCCCTTCTTCTCTTATGGGGAACAAAGAAGAAAAATCTCTATGTGGTAATCAGTGGGCAGTTTGCATAGTGAGATGGGGTAGTAGTGGTGCATCAACACGGAGCAGTGGAGATATATTGCATCGAAGAAGTTCGACTGGTTTTATCCTGTGCAACAAAAGAACACAAGCTATAGCTTATTGGTCTGATATCTATGCTGAAAGCAGTAAGAGTTCAGTTCTTGATTTAATTGGATATGGTGATACATCTTCAGGTGATGGCACATCTGGAAACTGCAGGATTAATTCTCTTATTGCAGTGGCAGTTCCAGGAGGTATTAATGAATGCATTGTGATTGCTTCTCAGCCAACAGGCACATTATGGATGTTCTGGTGTTCACCAGCTGCAGTTCGTCGAAGAGAAATTCATAAGGGTACATTAGGAGTTTATAATGCTGATCATTCTCAGAAAAATAGTGGTGGAAGGTCCTTGGCTTGGCTACCAAGTAAAGCATCATCTAAGGCTGCTGAACGGACGTTCTTTTTATTGACTAGTCATGAGCTGCAATGCTGGAGCATCTCATTCGGGCATGATATCAACTGCAAAAAAATAGGGTCTCAGGAAATTGTTGGTAGTGATGGTGATATGGGAATAAAGAAAGACATAGCTGGACAGAAAAACATATGGCTTTTGGACATGCAGATAGATGATCATGGGAAAGAAATTATCATTCTTGTTGCTACCTTCTGCAAAGATCGGGTGAGTGGGTCGAACTACACTCAGTATTCTCTTCTGACGATGCTGTACAGACCTAACCAAAAGTTTTCATCTGAAGATAATGTGATTAAAACTGAAAGGTTTTTGGAGAAAAAAGCTCCTTCTCAGGTGATAATCCCTAAGGCTAGAGTAGAGGATGAAGAGTTCTTGTTTTCTATGAGGCTAAAAACTGGTGGTAAGCCTTCTGGTTCTGTAATCATACTGTCAGGTGATGGAACAGCAACAATAGCCATATACTGGAGAGGTTCAACCCGTCTCTATCAATTTGATCTGCCTTGGGATGCTGGAAAGGTTCTCGATGCTTCAGTTATCCCATCTTCCGAGGACAGAGATGAAGGAGCTTGGGTTGTTCTTACAGAAAAGGCAGGAGTGTGGGCAATTCCTGAGAAAGCTGTGTTAGTTGGTGGGGTTGAGCCACCAGAGCGGAGCTTGTCAAGAAAAGGAAGTTGCAATGAAGCAGTTGCtgaagagaaaagaagaaatcaGGCATTCAATGCTAGTGTTGTACCCAGAAGAGCTAGTTCTGAGGCTTGGAGTGCTGGAGAGAGGCAAAGACCAGCATTAACTGGTATAGCTCAGCAGGCTGTGGTTGATGAGGAGTCTGAAATGTTATTAAACCGGTTATTTCATGATTTTGTTTTGTCCGGTACAGTTCATGAAGCACTTCAAAAGCTTAGAGCAGCAGGCGCATTTGACAAAGAGGGTGAGATGAACATATTTGTTCGAATAAGCAAATCCATCGTAAACACTCTATCTAAGCATTGGACAACAACTAGAGAAGCTGAATTTCTTGCTTCAACAATTGTTTCATCCCTAACTGAGAAGCAGCAAAAACACAAGAAATTCCTTCAGTTTCTTGTCTTGTCTAAGTGCCATGAGGAACTCTCTTCAAAGCAAAGTATGGATTTTCTTTTGTGTCATTATTTATATTCATTGATTTATTATTTTAGGCATATATCATCCTAGCTATGATATTAATCGAACACATTGGTTCTTTGTTATTCAAAATAGCATAATGAATGCTGATGACAATTTTGATGGTATTAAAACTATAGGAGCTGTCTggtaaaaaagaagaagaaaatctaGATATGCTGCTGTAAATCATGAAAAATACAAACTTCTTAGCTGATTTTAAAGCCGTATACAGTTGTAGAACTCTTCTTACCTTCATTTCTGTATACATGATTGTTGAAACTGGTGACTGAGCATGTAACTCTATTGGAATCTTTACCTAGCGTTATATAGGGATgctaattttggcatgcctGATGGGACACGGACATATATTATGCACTCTTAGAACAGCTTGCACCTTTATTTCTGCTAAAAGATGGTACTGTTACTAACAGTACAGTATGAGCTGTAATATTGACAAATAACCATACAGGTTAGccacaatttttttcaaaaaataactgCCAGTGCATCATTTTGCGTGACAACTTCTGTTGGAAAAGAAGTAATTTGATTGTCTTGTAGGAACTGCGATGCTAACTGTCATGGAGCATGGAGAAAAGCTCTCTGGAATGATCCAGCTCAGAGAATTACAAAATGCTCTTAGCCATCAACGCTCAAGCATACATTTATCACCTCAGTCAAAAAACCAAACAACTGGTGCATTGTGGAACCTTATTCAATTGGTTGGTGAGCAATCTCGAAGAAACACTGTTCTCTTAATGGACCGTGATAATGCTGAAGTGTTCTACAGCAGAGTTTCAGATATAGAAGATCTATTTAATTGCATATCTCATCAGCTTCAATACATTATAACCGGAGAAGAAAACCCTTCTGTTCAGATGCAACGTGCACTTGAGTTATCAAATGCTTGCATGACCCTAGTTCAGGCAGCATTGCGCTACAGAGAGGAGCACAAG
Coding sequences:
- the LOC4332118 gene encoding nuclear pore complex protein NUP133, producing MFSPAIKKPHLLHRRDKEEASPSPPPAPAHTPAPRGFAVHDRPATGTPAPWTSSSLLARISTSTRTDRTGDSGQIQPVHVSEFPQIVRNAQANLLQKSFSGKNMLAGGIDKETSLAWMLCGNELFIWSYLASVAKDCLVLEVPSSLMGNKEEKSLCGNQWAVCIVRWGSSGASTRSSGDILHRRSSTGFILCNKRTQAIAYWSDIYAESSKSSVLDLIGYGDTSSGDGTSGNCRINSLIAVAVPGGINECIVIASQPTGTLWMFWCSPAAVRRREIHKGTLGVYNADHSQKNSGGRSLAWLPSKASSKAAERTFFLLTSHELQCWSISFGHDINCKKIGSQEIVGSDGDMGIKKDIAGQKNIWLLDMQIDDHGKEIIILVATFCKDRVSGSNYTQYSLLTMLYRPNQKFSSEDNVIKTERFLEKKAPSQVIIPKARVEDEEFLFSMRLKTGGKPSGSVIILSGDGTATIAIYWRGSTRLYQFDLPWDAGKVLDASVIPSSEDRDEGAWVVLTEKAGVWAIPEKAVLVGGVEPPERSLSRKGSCNEAVAEEKRRNQAFNASVVPRRASSEAWSAGERQRPALTGIAQQAVVDEESEMLLNRLFHDFVLSGTVHEALQKLRAAGAFDKEGEMNIFVRISKSIVNTLSKHWTTTREAEFLASTIVSSLTEKQQKHKKFLQFLVLSKCHEELSSKQRTAMLTVMEHGEKLSGMIQLRELQNALSHQRSSIHLSPQSKNQTTGALWNLIQLVGEQSRRNTVLLMDRDNAEVFYSRVSDIEDLFNCISHQLQYIITGEENPSVQMQRALELSNACMTLVQAALRYREEHKDWYPSPEGLITWNSQPVVRSGIWRVASFAMELLREPGAADMSMKSNLWSQLERLTDILLDAYIGLLTAKFERGDEHGVLIQEYCDRRDELLGSLYDLAKQIVDAKYQETTEVTDNLELKESIFREVTSPILATAKRHEGYQTLWQICYDLSDTGLLRSLMHDSVGPHGGFSFFVFKQLVNRRQHAKLLRLGEEFPEELANFLKERDDLLWLHEICLNRFSSASKTLHTLVSPEEDANLTSNRKSLSFVERRRFLYLSKIAAAAGKDVDYEVKVAHIDADIRILNLQEEIVQHDPEYAPDKYTTKPFRPLELIEMCLKGDRELSLKAFEVFAWTRASFRSSNKGLLEACWMNAADQDDWVSLQEESSGGWSDEVIQESLQGTVLFNASRLCYSPDAVVYDGSFEDVLPVKKEDVHLRGLEGRCLSVEEVLMQHKDFPDAGKLMMTAVIMGKELPYTVSTAEPVDMDS